The DNA sequence ACCGAAGTATTTTAAAAATTTTTTAATATTTTGTTGAATTTTCTAAGATTTTTTCACAAATGTTGTGAGTTACTCATAAAATTTTTAAACTACTCGATGCTTGAGTGATTATGCGAAATCCAGTAAGGGTAACAATTGCATTTGATGATGAAAGCTTCAGCATCTTTGAAGAGCTGAAGAGGAAACTGGGCGTGTCGCAGAGTGAGATTATCAGGCGTGTAATAAAATTCTACAGTGAATACATGTTTCTGGAAAGATTGGATAGGGAGAGGGTAGCAACATATGTTGAAATGCTTGCTGAAGGAGAGCACGTGATACTGGATATTGATCACTGGGTCTCATTTCTTGAGTTTCTGGAAACTCATCCGAATGAAAAGGAGTTCTGGAGATTGCACAAGGAGATTGCAGAAGCACATGCTGAGGAATTTAAAGGAAAAGATATGGAATACATTCTTAAGCGACTTGAAGCATGCAATTTTTTCAGATTGCAAATTAAGGAGAGGGAATACGTTCTGTTACTAAACCATGAGAAGACAAAAAAATTTGTAAGGGAAATGCTGGAGGTTGTTCTGGAGAAGATGGGATTCGAATATGAAATGAAGGAGGATCTGATGAAGCTCAGAATAAGAATTTAGGATTTTTCTTCTCTCATCTTGAAGTAGGTGTAGCCGACCCTGTGCACAGCAGTGATGTGACTTAAAACCGCAATTACCAGCACAGCCTCATAGATGTATCCCGTCAGCATTCCGATCAGGAGTATCAACAGCCTTTCACTTCTTTCCGCTATCCCGACATCACATTTCGGAATCACGTTCTCGGCTCTGGCCCTGGTGTAGCTTACAAGCAAAGCACCGCTCAGGGCCGCTGCTATGACGACCCAGTCCACACCGTAAATTCCGAGAGAAATGAAAAGCAGAACGTCAACGTATCTGTCAGTTACAGAATCCAGATACGCTCCAAAGTCCGTTTTCATGCCGGCAGTTCTTGCCAGAGCGCCATCAAGGAGATCGCAGATGCTGCTGATCATCACCAGGATGGCAGCAAAAAAGATCCTGCCCTGTACAATGTAGTATGCTGCAGCAAATCCAAAAATAAGTCCCAGTGCAGTGAGATGGTTGGGTTTGACACCTGCGCGCCCAAGCAGCGTTGCAACTGGCTTTGCCAGCTCGGTGGTGAGAGGTTTAATTTTGCTCAACATTTCATTTCCAGATTTTGCCCTTGTAGTGCCCTGTAACAGGGCAACCCAGGCAGAGGTCTATTCTCCAGTATTCGCAAGTTGTGCAGTTGACCTCTTCTCCGCAGGGTACGTTCCTGGACTTCTCAATGTACATTTTAACGGGCATTACCGCATCTTTCTCTGACCTTACAATTATCCCCGCTTCGACGTTGTACACTTCCGGTTCTGCCCTTATGTGCTTGTCAACTATCGCCTCGAGAGTTGTGAGGTCCTCGCCACTGAGGAAAAGGGTAAGATTTTTGTCTCCGGCAACAATAAAGCCGTTAAGGAAAAAAGGACACTTGGAAAGCTTTGAAAGTATCTCACTTGGTTTTTTGCACTTTACGTCCACCTTCAGCACGTAGAGTCCCGACTTTTTGATGTTCAGTCCGTATGCGTGACTTATAACTCCAAGCTCTTTCAGTTTCTTAATCCTGCTACCTACCGATGGCTGTGAAAGTCCCACCACCTTTGCAATTTCGCTCTGGGACATCTCAGGATCTTTTTCGAGCAGTTCAAGAATCATCCTGTCCTTTTCATCAATGTCTATAATCTTTGTCATTTTAAGACACCGAATAAATGTCGGTGACAACTTATAAAAAATTAGCGGAAATGCCAGAATATGAACAAAAAATTTAATAATTAAATACGTCCTGTAATTTTGTCCTGAACTACTCGAACCTCAGTGCCTCAATTGGCTCAAGTCTGCTTGCCTTCCACGCAGGATAGAGGCCGCTGATAATCGACGTTGCGACTCCTACCGAGAATCCCAGGATGATGTATAGGAGTGTTGAGGGCTGGAAAACGTAGGTCACATCCTTGAGTATGGCGTAGTCTATCAGATATCCCGCAATTATACTCAGCATACCACCGGTCACGCTCCCAATAATCCCGAGAATTAAAGCTTCAAGGAGAAATATTCTGAGAATTGTAGTTCTGTAAGCGCCGATTGCCCTCATAACTCCTATCTCCTTCGTCCTCTCGATGGTTGACATCAGCATTATGTTCAGTATGCTGACCCCGGCAACAAGAAGTGAGATTGAAGCAATTGCCATGAGGAATGTGTTAATCTGAGAAAATGCTTCCTCTATCCTGTCCAGAATTATTTTGAGATCGAAAACAACCACTTTTTCATCTCTGCTGTTCAACCTTTTTTCTATTTCCTTCTTCAGCTTCTCCACCTTTTCAATACTCTCAGCCCTTACGATCACCATGGTGTACCCTGCGTTGGAAACCTTTTCGAAGTCTTTGGGGGAGAGGAAAATGGCCGAGTTCGGATTTATGTCGAATCTTGCTCCGCTGTCCTCAAGTATGGCAGAAACTCTGAATTCTCTCCCGTTGATAGCGATCTTGGAGTTAACTCTGATTTTGGCAGCATCTGCAATCCTTTTTCCAATAACACAACTGCCCTTCAGCCTTATGACTCCCTTCTCAGCCTTGAACATTTCACCAACATCTTTCTCGTCCATCCCGTAAACGACCATGTATGCCCTTCTTTTTTTGGCCTCAACAAGTAAATAGTCAGATTTGATGGCGATGGCAGTATCGACATACGGGAGTTTTTTTATTGCGTTGATATCCTTCTCGGCAATGTACCTGTAGCCCTCCTGAGCATTGGGAGATACTATCAGCTCATTGGCCACATCCTCGAAATTGGAGAGGACAGTGGCCTTCAAACTCTCTCCAAAAATTCCAATTGCAGAAACAGCCATCACACCGATGAATATTCCAACTACAGCAAGCAAACTCCTGACCTTTGCCCTTTCAAGGTTTCTTTTAGCCAGCTCGAAGTACATGTTATCTCTCCACACTATCTATTTTCCCGTCCTTCAACCTGATAATGAGGTTTCCGAATTTAGCAAGACTCGGGTCATGAGTTACAAGTATTACCGTAACGCCTCTATCCTCGTTCTGCTCCTTGATTATTTTCAAAACCTGCTCACCGGACTTTGTGTCGAGGTTTCCGGTTGGCTCATCGCAGAGAAGTATTTTTGGATCGTTTGCTAATGCTCTCGCAATCGCCACCCTCTGCTGCTGCCCTCCGCTCAGCTCGTTGGGTCTCCTGTTCATACCATCTTCAAGTCCAACAATGGTTAGAAGTTCTTTGGCCTTTCTCTCCCTCTCACCTCTGCCAACACCTCTGAATATCATAGGGAGTTCCACATTTTCAAGAGCCGTTAGAGTGGGAATGAGGTTGTAGCTCTGAAAAACAAACCCGATTGTATCTCTCCTCAGCTCTGTAAGTCTATTATCATCGAGATTTGCCGTTTCGACTCCATTTATCAGCACTTTTCCCGAAGTGGGTCTGTCAAGACACCCAATGAGGTGAAGGAGTGTTGATTTTCCGCTTCCCGAAGGGCCCATCACGATGACGAATTCACCGCTTTCAACTTCCATAGAAATTCCATCAAGCGCTCTAACCTCGTAGTATTCCGTTTTGTATATTTTGTACACGTCAAGAAGCTCAACAACCATCATTTCTTTAGCTGTCTGTATACTATGTACCCAACCACAGTTACCACGGCAACAGCGGCGATGGCCGATATTATAAGTGGTAGATTACTTGTTTCGACCTCACCTGGAAGCTCCTCTGCCAGATCTACGGTTTTATGGATTTCAAAGCTTTCCCCTATCGCATTTGACCAGCTAACCGTAATCAGCACACTCCTGTTACATTTCACCGGTAGATCAAAGCTCTGAAAGTCGGAAGGATCTATATTACCAATGAAATAGTCTGTCCGGTATTCACCACATTTTGCCACAGCATAGGCGTTGTAAACCGTGCTCCTACCATTATTGCTGACATCACCCGAAACACTCGTCTGCAGACCCTCTCTGTTAACCTTGATGTTTGTCAGCTTTACAGCGTAGGAATCAACTACATTAACGGAAAAACTTCTTTTTGTGGTGTAAACATTTCCAAACTGGTCACTGTAAGTCAGTATGAAGGTTATATTCCCGTTGCCGCTTTTTGATGGGCTGAATTTGAAATCCACCGTTTTACTCTCTCCAGGCTGCAGCATTGCAATCTCTGCAGGATAGGTGAAGGTTCCAAGCTCACTTTTCGCCCTGACTGTAAGGCCAGAAATTTCGTCATTTCTGAGATTGGTGATTTCAACGGGAATCGTTATTGAATCTCCAATGAAAAGTGATCTGTATGGTGGAGTTACGTTTAGCTCAACGTCCTTCGCCTTCAGCAGGTTTATTTTAACTACCTTCACAACCTCATGAAAGTTCCTCCCATTGTAGAATGATATCCTGAACCTGAGGGTATCACTGGTTGGAATGAACTTGAATGTGCCCTCTGCCCCACCATATACCGTGCCTATATAGGCAATTTTCGGAACGGCATTAAAGAGCGCCTCAACCTTAACGTCCTTCAGCTCAACGGGTGAAGAAACGTAGAATTTTAGATCATTGACCTCTCCTTCGTAGAGAGGGGATGTGATGACGAGGGAAGGAAAACTATCGTCAACCACAATCTGTATGTTCTGCGTTAAGCTACCGTTTTCCAGTGAAACGTCAACCTCAAGGTTGTACCGTCCTTTTTC is a window from the Archaeoglobus neptunius genome containing:
- a CDS encoding ribbon-helix-helix protein, CopG family, whose translation is MRNPVRVTIAFDDESFSIFEELKRKLGVSQSEIIRRVIKFYSEYMFLERLDRERVATYVEMLAEGEHVILDIDHWVSFLEFLETHPNEKEFWRLHKEIAEAHAEEFKGKDMEYILKRLEACNFFRLQIKEREYVLLLNHEKTKKFVREMLEVVLEKMGFEYEMKEDLMKLRIRI
- a CDS encoding CDP-alcohol phosphatidyltransferase family protein gives rise to the protein MLSKIKPLTTELAKPVATLLGRAGVKPNHLTALGLIFGFAAAYYIVQGRIFFAAILVMISSICDLLDGALARTAGMKTDFGAYLDSVTDRYVDVLLFISLGIYGVDWVVIAAALSGALLVSYTRARAENVIPKCDVGIAERSERLLILLIGMLTGYIYEAVLVIAVLSHITAVHRVGYTYFKMREEKS
- a CDS encoding Lrp/AsnC family transcriptional regulator encodes the protein MTKIIDIDEKDRMILELLEKDPEMSQSEIAKVVGLSQPSVGSRIKKLKELGVISHAYGLNIKKSGLYVLKVDVKCKKPSEILSKLSKCPFFLNGFIVAGDKNLTLFLSGEDLTTLEAIVDKHIRAEPEVYNVEAGIIVRSEKDAVMPVKMYIEKSRNVPCGEEVNCTTCEYWRIDLCLGCPVTGHYKGKIWK
- a CDS encoding ABC transporter permease encodes the protein MYFELAKRNLERAKVRSLLAVVGIFIGVMAVSAIGIFGESLKATVLSNFEDVANELIVSPNAQEGYRYIAEKDINAIKKLPYVDTAIAIKSDYLLVEAKKRRAYMVVYGMDEKDVGEMFKAEKGVIRLKGSCVIGKRIADAAKIRVNSKIAINGREFRVSAILEDSGARFDINPNSAIFLSPKDFEKVSNAGYTMVIVRAESIEKVEKLKKEIEKRLNSRDEKVVVFDLKIILDRIEEAFSQINTFLMAIASISLLVAGVSILNIMLMSTIERTKEIGVMRAIGAYRTTILRIFLLEALILGIIGSVTGGMLSIIAGYLIDYAILKDVTYVFQPSTLLYIILGFSVGVATSIISGLYPAWKASRLEPIEALRFE
- a CDS encoding ABC transporter ATP-binding protein; its protein translation is MMVVELLDVYKIYKTEYYEVRALDGISMEVESGEFVIVMGPSGSGKSTLLHLIGCLDRPTSGKVLINGVETANLDDNRLTELRRDTIGFVFQSYNLIPTLTALENVELPMIFRGVGRGERERKAKELLTIVGLEDGMNRRPNELSGGQQQRVAIARALANDPKILLCDEPTGNLDTKSGEQVLKIIKEQNEDRGVTVILVTHDPSLAKFGNLIIRLKDGKIDSVER
- a CDS encoding COG1361 S-layer family protein: MRKLILALFVLFVTVIHCTYAASVSVSYTITPEVLLPGDYADITLTLTNPTTKDVTVNSVVLKSNDLKVEPKSIYSVGTIPPGGSYSLSFSVKANEKGRYNLEVDVSLENGSLTQNIQIVVDDSFPSLVITSPLYEGEVNDLKFYVSSPVELKDVKVEALFNAVPKIAYIGTVYGGAEGTFKFIPTSDTLRFRISFYNGRNFHEVVKVVKINLLKAKDVELNVTPPYRSLFIGDSITIPVEITNLRNDEISGLTVRAKSELGTFTYPAEIAMLQPGESKTVDFKFSPSKSGNGNITFILTYSDQFGNVYTTKRSFSVNVVDSYAVKLTNIKVNREGLQTSVSGDVSNNGRSTVYNAYAVAKCGEYRTDYFIGNIDPSDFQSFDLPVKCNRSVLITVSWSNAIGESFEIHKTVDLAEELPGEVETSNLPLIISAIAAVAVVTVVGYIVYRQLKK